In Meleagris gallopavo isolate NT-WF06-2002-E0010 breed Aviagen turkey brand Nicholas breeding stock chromosome 2, Turkey_5.1, whole genome shotgun sequence, the following are encoded in one genomic region:
- the MEP1A gene encoding meprin A subunit alpha, with the protein MSTAEMGARSSLLCLALLLCYACATPVSIEHLSNVPAGEDDAGEIIRDIPDINLAAGLDLFQGDILLPTNQRNALRNDTYRWKFPVPYILGDDLDLNAKGVILQALEMFRLKSCVDFKPYEGEASYIFFRKESGCWSMVGDLKNGQNLSIGAGCDYKAIVEHEILHALGFYHEQSRMDRDDYVTIWWDEILTGREHNFNKYDDSYITDLNTPYDYESVMHYAPFSFNKNASIPTITTKIPAFNDIIGQRLDFSAIDLERLNRMYNCTATHTLLDQCSFEYENICGMIQGTRDDLDWVHQQSSPTGEKDHTLSGRCTDAGYFMYFNTSSGNAEEVAVLESRILYPKRTQQCLQFFYKMSGSSSDKLVIWTKEDDGTGNVRKMRKIETFQADNDHDWKIAHVTLNAQKKFRYLFQGLKGNPSSSSGGIIIDDITLTETPCPTAVWVVRNFSQILESASSDVIQSPRFYSPEGYAYGISLHPQSSSSGYTRVAFHLCSGENDAVLEWPALHRQAMLTVLDQDPDVLKRMSASRSFTTSRDQSVNGTLIWERPSITGSFDASCNCYRTTAWGWNNFISHSQLRQRSFLKNDDLIIFAEFHDLIHLNNTEVPVVSEQFAVAEGHTFERQKRAAEEMEPMQRWLPYLQDPCDPNPCQNDGVCVNVKGRPSCRCPSGQAFFFTGERCQSMQVHGNILGMTAGGIAGTIVLTIILISMMARR; encoded by the exons CTGCTGGATTGGACCTCTTTCAGGGTGATATCTTGCTTCCT ACAAACCAGCGAAATGCCTTAAGAAACGACACCTACAGATGGAAGTTCCCTGTTCCCTATATCCTGGGTGATGACTTAG ATCTGAACGCCAAAGGGGTCATTCTCCAGGCACTTGAAATGTTCCGCCTTAAGTCCTGTGTGGATTTCAAGCCATATGAAGGAGAGGCAAGCTACatattcttcagaaaagaaagcgG gTGTTGGTCCATGGTGGGGGACCTGAAGAATGGGCAGAACCTCTCTATTGGGGCAGGGTGTGACTACAAAGCAATCGTGGAACACGAGATCCTGCATGCTTTGGGGTTCTATCACGAGCAGTCAAGGATGGATCGCGATGACTACGTGACCATATGGTGGGATGAAATCCTTACAG GCAGGGAACACAACTTTAACAAGTACGATGACAGCTACATCACTGACCTGAACACGCCCTATGACTACGAGTCAGTGATGCACTATGCACCGTTTTCCTTTAACAAAAATGCGAGCATCCCCACCATCACAACAAAGATCCCAGCATTCAATGACATCATTGGGCAGCGTCTGGATTTCAGTGCCATTGACCTGGAAAGACTTAATCGCATGTATAACTGCA ctgcaaCTCACACCCTTCTGGATCAGTGTTCTTTTGAGTATGAAAATATCTGCGGCATGATTCAGGGCACCAGAGATGACTTAGATTGGGTCCACCAACAGAGCAGTCCTACAGGAGAGAAAGACCACACACTTTCTGGGCGCTGTACAG ATGCTGGCTATTTCATGTACTTCAACACCAGCTCTGGAAATGCAGAAGAGGTGGCAGTCCTGGAGTCTCGAATCCTGTATCCCAAGAGGACTCAGCAGTGCCTCCAGTTCTTCTATAAGATGTCAGGAAGCTCGTCTGACAAGCTGGTTATCTGGACTAAGGAAGACGATGGGACTGGAAATGTTCGCAAGATGAGGAAAATTGAAACCTTTCAGG CGGATAATGACCATGACTGGAAAATCGCCCACGTTACCCTCAATGCTCAGAAGAAGTTCCGATACCTCTTCCAAGGACTAAAGGGCAACCCCAGCTCTTCCTCTGGGGGGATAATTATCGATGATATCACACTGACAGAGACCCCCTGCCCCACGGCTGTGTGGGTCGTTCGGAATTTCAGTCAGATTCTTGAAAGTGCATCAAGCGATGTCATTCAGAGCCCTCGGTTTTACAGCCCCGAGGGTTATGCTTATGGCATAAGTTTGCACCCCCAGTCCAGTAGCAGTGGCTACACCCGCGTTGCCTTTCACTTGTGCAGTGGAGAGAATGATGCTGTCCTAGAGTGGCCAGCTCTGCACCGCCAAGCCATGCTCACAGTGCTCGACCAGGACCCTGACGTGCTGAAGAGGATGTCTGCCAGCAGAAGCTTCACCACAAGCAGAGACCAGA GTGTAAATGGAACTTTAATATGGGAGAGACCATCAATTACTGGAAGCTTTGATGCCTCATGCAATTGCTATAGGACGACAGCCTGGGGGTGGAACAACTTCATATCCCACAGCCAGCTGAGACAAAGaagctttctgaaaaatgatGACCTGATCATTTTTGCAGAATTCCACG acCTAATTCACCTCAATAACACTGAAGTCCCTGTTGTGTCCGAGCAATTTGCTGTCGCAGAGGGCCACACTTTTGAAAGGCAGAAGAGAGCAGCCGAGGAGATGGAGCCCATGCAGCGCTGGTTGCCTTATCTGCAAGACCCGTGTGATCCAAACCCCTGCCAGAATGATGGAGTCTGTGTGAATGTGAAAGGGAGACCAAGCTGCAG GTGCCCGTCAGGACAAGCCTTCTTCTTCACAGGTGAGAGGTGCCAGTCTATGCAGGTCCACGGTAACATCCTGGGAATGACAGCTGGTGGAATTGCTGGAACCATTGTCTTAACTATCATCCTCATTTCCATGATGGCTAGAAGATAA